ATCAAGCTACTTAATTTGTTAAAGGCCTAACCTGTTCAATTGGTTAAGGACTTAAGAATAAAATACTTAAGCCATGTCCAATAATTTTCCTAAGGAATCGAGCCTACTGTCCTTTATTCCTTGCTCTAAGTCTAATCAGGTCTAGAAGTTTAGCAAGGGACTTGGCTTATAACTTATGAACTTTTCTAATTTCACAAAGGCATTCTTATCTGCAGGCCTCTTCCGAACTGGACCGGCCCTATGGATGAAAATCTTTAAGCTATATGTTTAATTAATCTTCCCCATGGTTCAATCATATTAGATCTCCACCATGAGttcaaaattttaacaattGGTTAAGATGTAAGCTCGGGCGTGAAGCCTTCACATAATAATGATAAGTTAGATCATGTaccttttcaaaatttttttttttttttagttctgCCGTCTGCTTATGCCTCGGATTCTTTATTGGATCAAAGGAGGTTCGTAACTTTCAGTTCACCTTTGGACCTTCTTAGTACGGCTCTTCTTCTATTTGGTTTTCTGGGCTCAGCTCTGCACGTTTCAGGTTGGCACTTTTGGCCTTATGTTGCTTTTGTCTTCTGGGCTGATTTTTTTATGCCGGAAGATCTTGGGAATTCCAGCCAGGTGGCattgggagatcttggggatcctggtcatgtacctccctgaggtcttgtcATCTCAGCTCGGTTTGCAGTGTTAGGAGATCTTGGGAATcctggtcacctacctcccCGAGGTCTTGTCCTCTCAGCTCGATTTGCGGTGCCAGTatatcttggggatcctggtcacctacctccctgaggtcttgtcGTCTCAGCTCGGTTCgcggtgccaggagatcttggggatcctggtcacctacctccctAAGGTCTTGTCCTCTCAGCTCGGTTTgcggtgccaggagatcttggggatcctggtcacctacctccctgaggtcttgtcGTCTCAGCTCGGTTCGCGGTgctaggagatcttggggatcctggtcacctacctccctgagatcTTGGGCCTTTGTGcctgttttatttttcttttctatttcctTCAATGGAAGCAATGTAAGTTATGACAAATAAAGAATTTGGATGATAAAAACGTCTATTTTATTGCCATGTTTTAAAGTACAATCAGTCTTTTTACATTTGATGACATCTTTAGGGGAAGTACCTTTTTAaatgctggatattccaagcatggggctcagggtttccctgcatgTCTTCAATTCGATATACTCCTGGCCTGACCACTTTTGCTATTCTGAAAGGACCCTCCCAGGTCGGAGCCAGTTTTCCTACTGCCGCTCTCTTTCTAGTAGCTTCTAGGTTTCTCAGGGCCAAATCTCCtatcttcaagcttctttctctgaccctttgattgtaataacgggctgctctttgttgataagcggcagtacggacttgagcttcctccctgACTTCTTCGAGAGCATCCAGGTTACTTCTTAACTTACCATCGTTGGTGCTTTCACTActgaattggactcgatgagtggggatttgcAGCTTGATTGGGACCACAGCCTCAGTGCCAAAGGCAAGTGCAAAAGATGTTTTTTTGGTGGACGTCCTGGGGGTGGTTCTGAGTGCCCACAGTATGCTATTGAGCTTTCTGTCCAGttcgcctttgccccatccagccgCTTCTTCAACCCCTGGaggatagctctattagtgacCTCTGTCTGGCCGTTGGTCTGAGGATGAGCTACCGAGGAGAATTTGCGCCATATTTCCATATTTGCTGTGAATGCTCTGAAGGCACTGCAGTCGAATTGTCTGCCATTATCTGAGATGAGTACCCTCAGTATTCCGAACCTGCAGATGATGTTGCCCCATACgaagtctatcatcttgcggGCTGTGATTGTGGGGATTGCCTCTGCCTCttgccattttgagaagtactctaCAACCACTACTACAAACTTTTTCTGCCCCGTGGTCTTAggaaaaggtcccaggatgtctattccccattgtgagaacggccacgggctggatatgctggattGTGGAGTGGTTGGAGTATTTATCGCATtggcaaacctctggcatacatcACATCTTCAAACAAACTCTTCTGCCTcccttttaacagtgggccagtagtacccttgcctgaatatcttATTTGCCAGCGTTCCTGCTCCTTCATGAGCTCCACACATCCCTCGATGTATCTCTTCCATTACTTTTATTGCTTCGTCAGGGCTCACGCACCAaagccacgggctggatttcccCTTTCTGTACAAAGTCCCTTTAACTGCTTGGTCATTAGCAGCTCGGGCAGCTATCTTTTTTGCTTCATCCTTGTCTTCGGGAAGCTTTCCCTTCTCCAAGTACTCCAGGTAGGAGGTCATCCAGCTTCGGCTTTGCTCTACCTGCAATACGGTGGCCGTTTTATTAAAAGCGGGTGTGCTGACTTactgtatgtacacttcattTGGGGGTTGCTCCAGCTCTTCCCTAGACAATCTACTGAGCAAGTTTGCCTCCTCATTCTCCTCCCGAGGTATTCTCTAATATCTCACAGTGATCCCGCGACCCTTGAGCTTGGCTTCTATGGCCTTTACCTTTGCTAGGCAGTTCTGCATGGTAGGGTCTCTAGCTTGATATGCCCATGTTATCTGATTAATCACCAGCTAGGAGTCACTGTTTacctcgaggtcggttgcccctacctccattgaTACTAGCATTccatttattagggcttcatactctgcCACATTATTAGAGGCCTTGAATTCTCCAGGTCCCTTCAACATTATTCCTGCACCACTACCCCCAGCGCCTGATGCCCCAtctacatacagcttccagcTGAATTCTTGGGAGGGCTGCTCTTCTCTCTCATTCCCCAACGTTCCCAAAGATGACTCACCCCGTTCTATCCATTCTTCATTGAATGAGCACTTTGCTATGAAGTTAGCTAGGGCTTGGGATTTTATGGtggtccgaggtcggtactctaaacagtaagggctaatctcAATAGACCAGGCCAGCATCCGACCTGAGGTTTCCGGCCTGTGGAGAATCTTCTTCAGTGGCTGATCTGTCGTGACTATCCCCTGATGGCTTTCCAGATAGATCCTAAACTTCCGGACTGCCAATAGTAGAGCATATGCCATTTTCTCGATGTTCAGATATCTAACCTCAGCGTCCTTAAGCACCTTGTTGATGTAAAACACTGGtttctgctctccttcttctaCCCTTACCAACACTGCACTGACAGCTTGTTCTAAAGCTGATAAGTAAATCAAAAGCTCTTCTCCTTCCAACGGGCTACTAAGTACatgaggcgagctaagatagCTTTTGAGCTTTTTGAAGGCTTCTCGGCAGTCTTCCGTCTACTCGAagtttgaaacttttctcaacttcttaAAGAACGACAAGCatctttccgccgaccttgacATGAAGTGATTGAGCGCCACCACCCTCCCAGTAAGTCTCTGGACATCCCTCACACAGGTTGGCTCGGGCATATTCAGGATGGCTTCTACTTTCtctggattgggctcaatgcctttttcACTCACCATatatcccaagaactttcctcccctgatgaagaatgCACACTTAGCCGGGTTTAGCCTCATTCTGTACTGCTCTAGCACCTCGAATGCCTCCCTCAGATTTGCCAAGTGTTGCTGAAAGGTCGGACTCTTCACCatcatatcatccacatatacttcaACATTTTCTGCCGatctgatttttaaaaatttttttcatcagtctttggtatgtCGCTCGGCATTCTTCAGTCCGAAAGGCTTGGCTCTAtagcagtaagtcccatcttctgttatgaacgaggtcttttcttcatccgacctgtccattgggatttggtgataaccagacatagcatccaaagacgacatgtaatcaaaaccggccgtggaatcgaccattttattaatatcagggagcggataacaatctttgggacaggcctgattcaggtcagtaaaatctatgcacatcctatatttgccattggcttttttgactactacaggatttgctaaccactgtgggtacataacctccctgataaagcctgcctcttctaacttctgcACCTCCTCCCTGATGGCCTGTTGTTTTTCCCTTCCTActaccctcttcttctgcttcaccgGCCTAGCCTCCGGGAGGACATTCAGCTTGTGCGTCATTACTTCAGGGTCAATtccgggcatgtcagaaggcttccaggcgaagcctgacgcatgacctcggatcagggccatgacttcagttTTCTGCCCCTCAGTCAGGCTGGCGTTAAGACTGAAGACATTATCTGTCTCCGCTTCTGATAAGGGAAAGGTCTCGAGCTCTCCGACTGACTCTGTTTTGGCCTCTTTTTTCTCGTCTCggacctccaaaacttccgagTCAAGCTTCTCCCCCGCCGAGCTCGGCCCTGACACCATGGCCAGGTACACTGCCCTCGTCTCCTCCTGACTTCCTCTGACTACTCCCACCCCTGCCTCGGTTGGGAACTTCATAGTCAGATATCTGATGCTGGTTACGGTCTCGAAGTCAAATAGTGTAAGTCTTCCTAATATGGTGTTGTAGTTCAGGGGGAGTTTAGCCACTAAGAACACCGCATAGTGAGTGCGAGTCCTTGGCGCTTCCCCTAGAGTGAGGGCCAGCTTCACTTTCCCTTCCACAGGCACTGGGACTCCCCCGATCCCTTTGACCGGGGCCTGATCTCAAACTAATTGCTCCTCAGAAATTTCCATTTGCTGGAAGACCCTGTATGGCAACAAATTCACCTTATTCCCGTCATCCACCAAGATCTTCTTAACCCGGTAGTTATGGATGACGGCTTTAATAACCAAGGCGTCGtcatgaggcatctgaacaccctgggcatcctccggagagaagGTGATAGTCATTGGAGAGTGCTCGACTACCTGCATGACTTCGGCGCTGCTGCTTTCCCCTTCTCGCCCTCTCTTCTTTCCCtttcggctcatccgacctccggttcctcctacaatcatgttgatggttccactggagcCATCATTCACCGGTCCCATACCCGTCCTCCTGGGTGTTTGCGTTGTAGGGATTGGCCGAGGCCTTTCTCCTTCTGGCTTCTTCACGAAGTTCCGCAGGTGACCCCTTTTgatcagcctctcgatctcgCTGATCAGCTGATAGCAGTTgttggtgtcatggccgtgTGTATGATgatactgacagtatttgtcaggatctcgctggtTTGCTTATGCTCTCATAGGCCTGGGCCATTGAAGGAACTCTTTGTCCTgaacagccatgagcacctcggctttAGAGGCGTTAAGAGGAGTTAAGTTCTCCGGAACTTGCGGTGGGAGCGGTCTCTGTTCAGGGATTTGAGGAGGAAACGGTCTCCGGTCCCTCCGGTCCCAAGGCTGCCTGTACTGCTCAGGCCTCTTGCCTTGCTTTCTCTCCTGCCCTTCTGGCCTcctttcctccggggctttccccCTATCTACCGCACCTTTGGCGAATCGGCTCATCACCAAGGCGtcgtcctgccttatatacttctctgccctcttcatcagctctgcCAACATGGTAGAGGGCTTTCTACTTAATGAGCCAAAAAACTCGAgggaggtcgtccccttctgcatagCCTCCACCGCTCTGCCCTCATCCAGTTCAGGGATCTACAGGGCCTCCGTGTTGAAACGGGCAACATACTCCTTGAGCGACTCATCCCTTCTTTGTCTGACCGTCTCCAAGTAACtagtcttcctatctgctggcactctggctatgaaccggctaatgaaggcGATGGCCAGGTCCCCAAAACTCCTTATACTTCCCACCTCCAAGCTGTTAAACCACGCCCGTGCCGGTCCTGAAAGTGTTgtcgggaataccttgcacatcaaggcatccgataaagTCTGCAACTCCATAAAAGTCTTGTAGCTGAggacgtgctccctcgggttgcCAGCTCCATCGTACGCTgccataggtggcatcataaacttcttaggaatGGTCTCCTactgcacccacttcgagaaaggtgaagaggtgggcaggAGAGCTTGGTTTGGATCCTTTGtccctagctcggctaggagctgctcttTCATCTTCTGTAGCTTTTGGTCTATACTCTCCTCCTCTTGCTTAGGCCTTTTCTCCAGGTGGCCTTCCTCCTCCCATGCTTCACTTTCCGTCCTTCTGGTCGTTCCGGCTGAGTAACTATCGACCTCGTCGTTCTCTATTAACTCCCTCACCCTTCTTCCATGAACCCTctcctctggttcttcttctcctttcgcTCTTCTCCCCTTTCCTCCAGTTTCTCTACTGTTGGTTTGGGGATGGTTGAAGGTAGGCTGGGGTTCATTGGTTCAAGATTCTTCTACCACCAGCAACACATTCACTGGGGTGCtgaggcccctctgttgcatcatctgccccaaccagtgagcagtattTTGTAGTTGAAGGGCCATGGCTTGAAGGTCTTGGTTGGATATGGCAGCTCCGGGCACATTCCCTGCTAAGCTTGGTgaggggttgaaagggattggagtttggttgtttggggttgtgggactggaaaaagagaactgttgtccctcctgagcagagctcaggtcattaggGGTGTTGACAAGGTTGTTTTCGTTATGGTTGGCCATTGcagatctcagtgggtattgtaagagtggaactccagtgacgaaaagatctccttcgttcccaaaGACGGCACcaattgataatctgagatccaaaaaatagggttttacaagagttCTGTAAACTTAGTCCGAGAGAAGGAtgctcctctccttttattctttttctttgtccGTCAGTGACGTATAACAGTCTCACTGTCATTGGGCCACGTGTCTCTCCCATACAGATATGGACGTACGAAAATATCAGATCTCTTTTACATGCgtaacgaccatttaattctcctctggCACGCATGCGAATGGACCCACCAGGCGGGTGGGCTGGATGATGAGATTAAGGCTGAGCCTAGGGGAGGTCTGATCATTGAGCCGGATAAGTTGGGCCGCTGATTGAGAAACCCAAGCGGGGCTCGATTCTTTGGCTGAACGGGCTGGACCTGACTCATGCGAATGGACCCACCAGGCGGGTGGGCTGGATGATGAGATTAAGGCTGAGCCTAGGGGAGGTCTGATCATTGAGCCGGATAAGTTGGGCCACTGATTGAGAAACCCAAGCGGGGCTCGATTCTTTGGCTGAACGGGCTGGACCTGACTCATGCGGAAGGTTTAGAAGCCTTCTGATCATGGGCTGTcatcatgggcctggccttagaCCGGGATAGTGAAATCCAGCGGTTATCAAATAttaactgttaaaattaatCGATGAACTAATTATTAGagtttttaacatatttttaaaattgagaaaataattaataaattttatagagAATAAATAGTaagttttcttaaatttttattctttttaactgaaaaaaaaaattataaatctaattaaattcattacttctctttaataatcaaataaaccaatttaaattttttgatcaATTAAGTTCCTATATATTTGTTCAGGGGCTAAATAAGTATTcatctaatataatattattttttaataataaaaatattttttatataatgagattttatttttaaaatttaaaaaattatattattttcatttttttaatttttattttaattaaaatactaaaaaatttcaaaagataatattttattattaaaaaataatattatattatttcaaaaCTTATTTATCTCTTAGCAAAATACAAAAGTTTAATcagatttttttctttatttttatattttttaaatgagaaaaaatatactttttatttatttccaatgatttttttttaataaaattacaagGGGATGATATAGTTAAaagtagtaaaattttaaatctctcaaatttagcCGAATATATTTACCATTAGATTAAGGATTTAAATATCTcgtattatttttgaaaaaaagtaTATTTTAGTATCATGTATTTTCGCGCATTTAACATCAAgagtctaaaatttttaaagtataggatagaattgtaaaaattataaagtataAGCTTTTTTTAGCAATTATCCTCAAAAAAATTGTTTAAGTCTCTCTCTTTTTATCATACCCTctctatttatctatattttatgCTTTTTAATCTCTCTATTCACATGTATTTTTCATTGTGtctctttctctcttattttttcattttttttatataatttgaaattttaacaatttttaatatttaagattTGAACTTttagaatatttattttaacgTTTTTTATTTAAGGATCATATAATAATTAGCAATACAATAGATTATGTAGAGCTTATCTGTaattccacatcatcatccaAGATGATATGGCATCAATGAAGATTATGTGGCATGCtacattataataaaatataaagatatcaTGCCACATCAACGT
This sequence is a window from Manihot esculenta cultivar AM560-2 chromosome 4, M.esculenta_v8, whole genome shotgun sequence. Protein-coding genes within it:
- the LOC110612540 gene encoding uncharacterized protein LOC110612540; amino-acid sequence: MAAYDGAGNPREHVLSYKTFMELQTLSDALMCKVFPTTLSGPARAWFNSLEVGSIRSFGDLAIAFISRFIARVPADRKTSYLETVRQRRDESLKEYVAQLMKRAEKYIRQDDALVMSRFAKGAVDRGKAPEERRPEGQERKQGKRPEQYRQPWDRRDRRPFPPQIPEQRPLPPQVPENLTPLNASKAEVLMAVQDKEFLQWPRPMRA